One region of Olleya sp. Hel_I_94 genomic DNA includes:
- a CDS encoding Nif3-like dinuclear metal center hexameric protein: MLIKDLVNHLEEIAPLKYAEDFDNVGLLIGDKNTKITNVLVTLDTLEDVVDEAIAKNCNFILSFHPIIFKGLKSLTGKNYVERTVLKAIQNNIAIYAIHTALDNDKNGVNAMLCDQLNLTNQRILIPQKQTIKKLTTYAPESEVETIKNALFKAGAGQIGNYSNCSFTTKGIGSFKPNQEANPTIGQKGENYIEAETQINVTFQKHLESTILQTLFKTHSYEEIAFEVTTLENTNQNIGMGMIAELENPKAEIEFLHYLKEKMDVSAIRHSKLTNKRIKKVAVLGGSGSFAINAAKAAGADAFVTSDLKYHDFFQAENNILLVDIGHYESEQYTKIGLVAILTKKIPNFAFILSNTNTNPVKYF; this comes from the coding sequence ATGTTGATAAAAGACCTTGTTAATCACCTTGAAGAAATTGCGCCTTTAAAATATGCAGAAGATTTTGACAACGTAGGATTATTAATTGGCGATAAAAACACTAAGATAACCAACGTATTGGTAACTTTAGACACATTGGAAGATGTGGTTGACGAAGCAATTGCTAAAAACTGCAACTTTATATTAAGTTTTCACCCAATAATTTTTAAAGGCCTTAAAAGTCTTACCGGAAAAAATTATGTAGAGCGTACCGTTTTAAAAGCCATCCAAAACAACATTGCTATTTACGCTATACATACAGCCTTGGATAATGATAAAAATGGTGTTAATGCCATGTTATGTGATCAACTTAACTTAACTAATCAACGCATATTAATACCACAAAAACAAACCATAAAAAAACTAACAACTTACGCACCAGAATCAGAAGTTGAAACCATAAAAAACGCCTTATTTAAAGCAGGTGCAGGACAAATTGGAAACTATTCTAACTGTAGCTTTACAACAAAAGGGATAGGGTCATTTAAACCTAATCAAGAAGCTAATCCTACAATAGGTCAAAAAGGAGAAAATTATATCGAAGCTGAAACACAAATAAATGTCACCTTTCAAAAACATTTAGAATCTACCATTTTACAAACTTTATTTAAAACACATTCTTACGAAGAAATAGCTTTTGAAGTAACCACTTTAGAAAATACAAACCAAAATATTGGTATGGGAATGATTGCAGAACTAGAAAATCCCAAAGCCGAAATTGAGTTTTTGCATTATTTGAAAGAAAAAATGGATGTTTCAGCAATTAGACATAGTAAATTAACAAATAAAAGAATAAAAAAAGTTGCTGTATTAGGAGGTTCCGGAAGCTTTGCTATAAATGCAGCAAAAGCAGCAGGAGCTGATGCTTTTGTAACTTCAGACCTTAAATATCATGATTTTTTCCAAGCAGAAAACAACATTTTATTAGTAGATATAGGACATTATGAAAGTGAACAGTACACAAAAATTGGTTTAGTAGCAATACTTACGAAAAAAATCCCTAATTTTGCATTCATTTTATCGAACACAAATACCAATCCTGTTAAGTATTTTTAA
- a CDS encoding zinc ribbon domain-containing protein — MAKTKEATVEDRLRALYDLQLIDSRIDEIRSVRGELPLEVSDLEDEVAGLKTRLEKLEDSLSSVDAEITAKKNLIEESKTLIKKYSEQQKNVRNNREFNSLTKEVEYQELEIELAEKHIREFKAQIEQKKDVIAKTKEHNKERENHLKHKKSELDAILKETEKEEKALIDKSEDYKKKIEARLVKAYNRIRVNVKNGLAVVPIERGASGGSYFTIPPQVQMEIAGRKKIITDEHSGRILVDAALADEQREKMEKMFSKL; from the coding sequence ATGGCAAAGACAAAAGAAGCAACAGTAGAAGATCGCCTAAGAGCGTTATATGATCTACAATTAATAGACTCTAGAATTGACGAAATAAGAAGCGTACGTGGAGAATTACCTTTAGAGGTTAGCGATTTAGAAGACGAAGTTGCAGGATTAAAAACTAGATTAGAGAAATTAGAAGATAGTTTAAGCTCTGTAGATGCTGAAATTACTGCTAAGAAAAATTTAATTGAAGAATCTAAAACTTTAATTAAAAAATACTCTGAGCAACAAAAAAATGTTAGAAATAACAGAGAATTTAATTCTTTAACTAAAGAGGTTGAATACCAAGAGTTAGAAATTGAATTAGCTGAAAAGCATATCAGAGAATTTAAAGCTCAAATTGAGCAGAAAAAAGACGTTATTGCTAAAACTAAAGAGCATAACAAAGAGCGTGAAAACCACTTGAAACATAAAAAAAGTGAGTTAGATGCTATCTTAAAAGAAACTGAAAAAGAAGAAAAAGCACTTATAGACAAGTCTGAAGATTACAAGAAAAAAATCGAAGCGCGTTTAGTAAAAGCTTACAACCGTATTAGAGTAAACGTAAAAAATGGTTTAGCTGTTGTACCAATCGAAAGAGGTGCATCAGGAGGATCTTATTTTACAATTCCACCACAAGTACAAATGGAAATCGCTGGACGTAAAAAAATTATTACAGATGAGCATAGTGGACGTATACTTGTTGATGCTGCTTTAGCAGATGAACAAAGAGAGAAAATGGAAAAAATGTTTTCTAAATTATAG
- the msrA gene encoding peptide-methionine (S)-S-oxide reductase MsrA — protein MKKLLSVLFLALLFSCNNQAQTNPKQEAIKTATPVTVALQNGKAKAYFASGCFWCVEAVYESVKGVDEVINGYAGGHTQNPTYEKSNTGQTGHAEAVEVIYDPKIVSFETLVDVYFASQNPTQVNGQGPDGGSQYRSIIFYQNLEQKEIIDAKKKALAEKLNSTVAAEVYPFLKFWIAEDYHQDYEKLHPENPYIQNVSIPRLNKFKSKMPNILK, from the coding sequence ATGAAAAAATTATTATCAGTATTATTTCTAGCCTTATTATTTAGCTGTAACAATCAAGCCCAAACCAATCCTAAACAAGAAGCTATCAAAACAGCAACTCCAGTAACTGTTGCATTACAAAACGGAAAAGCAAAAGCCTATTTTGCAAGTGGTTGTTTTTGGTGTGTAGAAGCTGTATATGAAAGCGTTAAAGGTGTAGATGAAGTTATTAATGGATACGCAGGAGGTCATACGCAAAATCCTACTTACGAGAAAAGTAACACAGGTCAAACAGGTCATGCTGAAGCAGTAGAAGTTATATACGATCCAAAAATTGTAAGTTTTGAAACCTTAGTAGACGTTTATTTTGCTTCGCAAAATCCAACACAAGTAAATGGTCAAGGTCCTGACGGAGGCAGTCAGTACAGATCTATTATTTTTTATCAAAATCTAGAACAAAAAGAAATTATTGACGCAAAGAAAAAGGCATTAGCTGAAAAACTAAATAGCACAGTTGCTGCCGAAGTTTATCCGTTTCTAAAATTTTGGATTGCCGAAGACTATCATCAAGATTATGAAAAATTACATCCTGAAAATCCTTACATACAAAATGTTTCTATTCCTAGATTAAATAAGTTTAAATCTAAGATGCCAAACATCTTAAAATAA